The Nocardiopsis dassonvillei subsp. dassonvillei DSM 43111 genome contains a region encoding:
- a CDS encoding SGNH/GDSL hydrolase family protein: MPRTSATAAPRSPRRALVPVAVAALSASLVAAPAAAETAQAPAFDSYVSLGDSFVAGPLIREERVSSSMPLLGCLRTSNNYPTMLAERMGVTDFTDASCSGAVVNDLYEPQFDDTPPQLDALTPETDLVTVGIAGNDFGFSEVLLECAKQSLSNPLGDPCAEHYGDELDQRIEDLRPEVAGVYADIAERSPDATVLAVGYLQILPESRGCWPSTPIAWGDVPFLDRAQTALNAMIAEEAEAQGAVYVDVFERGHDVCQSSDTRWVEGLIPENGAPVHPNYLGMQATADFVGAELGVPAPVDDAA, encoded by the coding sequence CCCCGATCCCCGCGCCGTGCCCTGGTTCCCGTGGCCGTCGCCGCGCTGAGCGCGTCCCTGGTCGCCGCGCCCGCCGCCGCCGAGACCGCGCAGGCGCCCGCCTTCGACAGTTACGTCTCCCTCGGCGACTCCTTCGTCGCCGGACCGCTCATCCGGGAGGAGAGGGTCAGCAGCAGCATGCCGCTGCTGGGCTGCCTGCGCACGTCCAACAACTACCCCACGATGCTCGCCGAGCGGATGGGCGTCACCGACTTCACGGACGCCAGCTGCTCGGGCGCGGTCGTCAACGACCTCTACGAGCCGCAGTTCGACGACACGCCGCCCCAGCTCGACGCCCTGACGCCGGAGACCGACCTGGTCACGGTCGGGATCGCGGGCAACGACTTCGGCTTCTCCGAGGTGCTCCTGGAGTGCGCCAAGCAGAGTCTGAGCAACCCGCTGGGCGACCCGTGCGCCGAGCACTACGGCGACGAACTCGACCAGCGCATCGAGGACCTGCGGCCGGAGGTCGCGGGGGTCTACGCCGACATCGCCGAGCGCAGCCCCGACGCCACGGTCCTGGCCGTGGGCTACCTCCAGATCCTGCCCGAGAGCAGGGGCTGCTGGCCGAGCACGCCCATCGCGTGGGGCGACGTGCCCTTCCTGGACCGGGCGCAGACCGCGCTGAACGCGATGATCGCCGAGGAGGCCGAGGCCCAGGGCGCGGTCTACGTGGACGTCTTCGAGCGCGGCCACGACGTCTGCCAGTCCTCCGACACCCGCTGGGTGGAGGGCCTGATCCCCGAGAACGGGGCCCCGGTGCACCCGAACTACCTCGGTATGCAGGCCACGGCCGACTTCGTGGGAGCCGAGCTGGGGGTCCCCGCGCCCGTGGACGACGCCGCGTAA